The Microbacterium sp. Nx66 genome contains a region encoding:
- a CDS encoding ABC transporter ATP-binding protein — protein sequence MSTAIPAEGTPETGDVIVELKDVHAGYLPGVNILNGANLVARQGELIGIIGPNGAGKSTLLKAIFGMVNVREGDITVKGESIVGLKADKLVRRGVAFVPQTNNVFPSLTIQENLEMGLYQNPKIFAERLEFVSSIFAEIGKRLKQRAGSLSGGERQMVAMSRALMMDPSVLLLDEPSAGLSPVRQDDAFIRVSDINKAGVTTIMVEQNARRCLQICDRGYVLDQGKDAYEGTGRELLNDPKVIGLYLGTLGTDAA from the coding sequence ATGAGCACCGCGATCCCCGCCGAGGGCACCCCCGAGACCGGCGACGTCATCGTCGAGCTGAAGGACGTGCACGCAGGCTACCTGCCGGGAGTGAACATCCTCAACGGCGCGAACCTCGTCGCCCGCCAGGGCGAGCTCATCGGCATCATCGGCCCGAACGGCGCCGGGAAGTCGACGCTCCTCAAGGCGATCTTCGGCATGGTGAACGTCCGCGAGGGCGACATCACCGTCAAGGGCGAGAGCATCGTCGGCCTCAAGGCCGACAAGCTCGTACGCCGCGGTGTCGCCTTCGTGCCGCAGACGAACAACGTGTTCCCGTCACTCACCATCCAGGAGAACCTGGAGATGGGGCTCTACCAGAACCCGAAGATCTTCGCGGAGCGGCTCGAGTTCGTCAGCAGCATCTTCGCCGAGATCGGCAAACGCCTGAAGCAGCGTGCGGGCTCGCTCTCCGGCGGCGAGCGCCAGATGGTCGCCATGTCCCGCGCGCTCATGATGGACCCGTCCGTGCTGCTGCTGGACGAGCCGTCCGCCGGCCTCTCCCCCGTGCGGCAGGACGACGCCTTCATCCGCGTCTCCGACATCAACAAGGCGGGCGTGACGACGATCATGGTCGAGCAGAACGCCCGTCGGTGCCTGCAGATCTGCGACCGCGGCTACGTGCTCGACCAGGGGAAGGACGCCTACGAGGGCACCGGTCGGGAGCTGCTGAACGATCCGAAGGTCATCGGCCTCTACCTCGGCACCCTCGGGACCGACGCCGCCTGA
- a CDS encoding DUF2277 domain-containing protein, producing MCRNIVPLNNLEPAATDEECQEAALQFVRKISGTTAPSRANREVFDRAVAEIAVATRRLLDDLVTSAPPKNREEQAAKRRARSAERYEAIRVYQKEKRAARAG from the coding sequence ATGTGCCGAAACATCGTGCCTCTGAACAACCTCGAGCCGGCAGCCACGGATGAGGAGTGCCAGGAGGCCGCGCTCCAGTTCGTCCGCAAGATCTCCGGGACGACGGCGCCCTCGCGCGCGAACCGCGAGGTGTTCGATCGCGCGGTGGCCGAGATCGCCGTGGCCACGCGGCGGCTGCTCGACGATCTCGTGACCTCGGCACCGCCCAAGAACCGCGAGGAGCAGGCGGCGAAGAGGCGGGCGCGATCGGCGGAGCGCTACGAGGCGATCCGGGTCTATCAGAAGGAGAAGCGGGCGGCGCGCGCGGGCTGA
- a CDS encoding branched-chain amino acid ABC transporter permease: MDFGSIFGNTASYLFSPTTIAYALAATGLAVHFGYTGLLNFGMAAFMAIGGYGYAISILTFGFPWWLGVLVGITGGALFALLLGIPTLRLRADYLAIATIAAAEVVRLMFVTELFKDWTNSAGGLSGYHQSFRDANPFPPGTYGFGPWTYNANDLWVRVFGLLTLALTILVVWALMRSPWGRVLKGIREDEDAVRSLGKNVFAYKMQALVVGGVIGALGGIVFVLPSAVIPGSYSTSLTFFLWTILLLGGAATVFGPTLGAVLFWVVFAFLGALLPAMATAGYLPMTSAQADVVRYILIGIVLMLIVVFRPQGILGNKREMTFVK, from the coding sequence ATGGACTTCGGAAGCATCTTCGGCAACACCGCCTCCTACCTGTTCAGCCCGACGACGATCGCCTACGCGCTCGCGGCCACCGGCCTCGCTGTGCACTTCGGCTACACGGGTCTGCTCAACTTCGGCATGGCGGCCTTCATGGCGATCGGCGGCTACGGCTACGCGATCTCGATCCTCACCTTCGGCTTCCCGTGGTGGCTGGGCGTGCTCGTCGGCATCACCGGCGGAGCGCTCTTCGCCCTGCTGCTGGGCATCCCGACGCTGCGTCTGCGCGCCGACTACCTCGCCATCGCGACCATCGCGGCCGCGGAGGTCGTGCGCCTGATGTTCGTCACGGAGCTGTTCAAGGACTGGACGAACTCCGCCGGCGGGCTCTCCGGCTACCACCAGAGCTTCCGCGATGCCAACCCGTTCCCTCCGGGGACGTACGGCTTCGGCCCGTGGACGTACAACGCGAACGACCTCTGGGTGCGTGTGTTCGGTCTGCTCACCCTCGCTCTGACGATCCTCGTGGTCTGGGCGCTCATGCGCAGCCCGTGGGGCCGCGTGCTCAAGGGCATCCGCGAGGACGAGGACGCCGTGCGGTCGCTCGGTAAGAACGTCTTCGCGTACAAGATGCAGGCGCTCGTGGTGGGTGGTGTGATCGGTGCGCTCGGCGGCATCGTCTTCGTCCTGCCCTCGGCGGTCATCCCCGGCAGCTACTCGACGTCGCTGACGTTCTTCCTGTGGACGATCCTGCTCCTCGGCGGTGCGGCGACGGTCTTCGGCCCGACGCTCGGCGCCGTGCTCTTCTGGGTGGTGTTCGCCTTCCTCGGCGCGCTCCTCCCGGCGATGGCCACGGCCGGCTACCTGCCCATGACGAGCGCACAGGCCGACGTGGTGCGCTACATCCTCATCGGCATCGTGCTGATGCTCATCGTCGTGTTCCGCCCGCAGGGCATCCTGGGGAACAAGAGGGAGATGACCTTTGTCAAGTGA
- a CDS encoding PHP domain-containing protein has translation MSHPALRGDHHVHSTFSDDAVSTLAENVAAAAAVGLETVRLVDHVRQSTTWVPEYLAAVRRLRVPDGLTVLTGVEAKILDASGELDMPVLPVGIDRILIADHQFPGVDGPLGPTAVRERIAAGWAPTDVLDQFTDAVIATMRRHPGNQLAHCFSILPKIGLAEEELGAERLEAWARAAAETDTLVEVNEKWVCPGAEALTALERAGAGIVASTDSHVAADVGRYSRILPLLEGTEGR, from the coding sequence GTGAGCCATCCCGCCCTGCGCGGAGACCACCACGTCCACTCCACGTTCTCCGATGACGCGGTCTCCACGCTGGCGGAGAACGTCGCCGCCGCTGCGGCCGTCGGTCTCGAGACGGTCCGCCTCGTCGACCACGTACGGCAGAGCACGACCTGGGTGCCGGAGTACCTCGCCGCGGTCCGTCGGCTGCGCGTTCCGGACGGACTCACGGTGCTCACGGGCGTCGAGGCGAAGATCCTCGACGCCTCGGGGGAACTCGACATGCCGGTGCTGCCTGTGGGCATCGACCGGATCCTCATCGCCGACCATCAGTTCCCCGGCGTGGACGGGCCGCTCGGTCCCACCGCCGTCCGCGAGCGCATCGCCGCGGGGTGGGCGCCGACCGACGTCCTCGACCAGTTCACGGACGCGGTCATCGCGACCATGCGACGCCATCCGGGCAACCAGCTCGCGCACTGCTTCTCGATCCTGCCGAAGATCGGTCTCGCGGAGGAGGAGCTCGGAGCCGAGCGCCTCGAGGCCTGGGCTCGCGCCGCCGCGGAGACGGACACCCTCGTCGAGGTCAACGAGAAGTGGGTGTGCCCCGGCGCGGAGGCGCTGACCGCGCTGGAGCGCGCGGGTGCCGGGATCGTCGCGTCCACCGACAGCCACGTGGCCGCAGACGTCGGCCGGTACTCCCGCATCCTCCCGCTGCTCGAAGGGACGGAAGGACGCTGA
- a CDS encoding ABC transporter substrate-binding protein yields MNALKGSRSARIFAGIALVSASALIIAGCSSTPDAEPSDGGGDKPAADLTLKLGSLLPATGTLAFLGAPMEAGVQLAVNQINEADAGITIDLSTGDEGDLDNKAYETSITNLRNGDITAMIGAASSSVTKLILDGNAGADILTVSPSNTSPDFTGINPLYFRTAPSDNLQGEVLGNEIAEDGHKTLGIIYQNDPYGTGLFEAIKATFESTGGEVVADASYNQGDGQFNAQVSEIAAANPDAVAVVSYDQFATIAPLLGNAGVDTGSLYLVDGNLKDWGADIPVSLEGSKGTRAGAELPQDFLDQLNEVWTAEGNDPIDAVTYSAEAYDAVVLIALAALKAGSVEGPDIAAEMITVSGGDGDGEKCDNFADCAAIINDGGTPDYDGLSGEITFDENNDPKGAAIGVYEFDAENVTSRIK; encoded by the coding sequence GCGGGCTGCAGCAGCACGCCCGATGCGGAGCCGTCGGACGGGGGCGGCGACAAGCCCGCCGCCGACCTGACGCTCAAGCTCGGTTCGCTGCTGCCCGCCACCGGTACGCTCGCGTTCCTGGGCGCGCCGATGGAGGCCGGCGTCCAGCTCGCCGTCAACCAGATCAACGAGGCCGACGCCGGCATCACGATCGACCTCAGCACGGGCGACGAGGGCGACCTCGACAACAAGGCCTACGAGACCTCCATCACCAACCTGCGCAACGGCGACATCACCGCCATGATCGGCGCGGCGTCCTCCAGCGTCACCAAGCTCATCCTCGACGGCAATGCGGGTGCGGACATCCTCACGGTGTCCCCGTCCAACACCTCGCCGGACTTCACGGGCATCAACCCGCTGTACTTCCGCACCGCACCGAGCGACAACCTCCAGGGCGAGGTCCTCGGCAACGAGATCGCCGAGGACGGCCACAAGACGCTGGGCATCATCTACCAGAACGACCCGTACGGCACGGGCCTGTTCGAGGCGATCAAGGCCACGTTCGAGAGCACCGGCGGCGAGGTCGTCGCCGATGCGTCGTACAACCAGGGCGACGGTCAGTTCAACGCGCAGGTCTCGGAGATCGCCGCGGCGAACCCGGACGCCGTCGCTGTCGTCTCCTACGACCAGTTCGCCACCATCGCGCCGCTGCTGGGCAACGCCGGGGTCGACACGGGCTCGCTGTACCTCGTCGACGGCAACCTCAAGGACTGGGGCGCCGACATCCCGGTCAGCCTCGAGGGCTCGAAGGGCACCCGCGCCGGCGCCGAGCTGCCGCAGGACTTCCTCGACCAGCTGAACGAGGTCTGGACGGCCGAGGGCAACGACCCGATCGACGCCGTGACCTACTCGGCCGAGGCGTACGACGCCGTGGTCCTCATCGCTCTGGCGGCGCTGAAGGCCGGCTCGGTCGAGGGCCCGGACATCGCGGCGGAGATGATCACCGTCTCCGGCGGCGACGGCGACGGCGAGAAGTGCGACAACTTCGCCGACTGCGCCGCGATCATCAACGACGGCGGCACGCCGGACTACGACGGCCTCTCCGGCGAGATCACGTTCGACGAGAACAACGACCCGAAGGGTGCCGCGATCGGCGTCTACGAGTTCGACGCCGAGAACGTCACCTCGCGCATCAAGTAA
- a CDS encoding ABC transporter ATP-binding protein, protein MSSENDAAVTPAKSAPRAKTTGLAAGPAAPGVKKVDPILVVDAVQRRFGGLTAVDVDHLEIPRGAITALIGPNGAGKTTLFNLLCGFDKPNSGTWSYDGKSLSGIPSFKVARMGQVRTFQLTKSLSLLTVLENMKLGAKDQRGEGFWAGLFPFLWRAQEQEIEQRAHELLVRFKLDAKEQDFAASLSGGQRKLLEMARALMSDPNLVMLDEPMAGVNPALTQSLLDHILDLKDLGMTVLFVEHDMHMVRHIADWVVVMAEGRVVAEGPPETVMEDPAVVDAYLGAHQDVDLGAVTGRLPVISDADAERIREQIETEVEAEVEAEDAAEEDKA, encoded by the coding sequence TTGTCAAGTGAGAACGACGCGGCCGTCACGCCCGCGAAGAGCGCTCCCCGCGCCAAGACCACCGGCCTCGCCGCGGGTCCCGCCGCCCCCGGAGTCAAGAAGGTCGACCCGATCCTCGTCGTGGACGCGGTGCAGCGGCGCTTCGGCGGACTGACCGCCGTCGACGTCGATCACCTCGAGATCCCGCGTGGCGCCATCACGGCACTCATCGGCCCCAACGGCGCCGGGAAGACCACGCTGTTCAACCTCCTCTGCGGGTTCGACAAGCCCAATAGCGGTACCTGGTCGTACGACGGCAAGAGCCTCTCCGGCATCCCGTCCTTCAAAGTCGCCCGGATGGGCCAGGTGCGCACCTTCCAGCTCACCAAGTCGCTGTCGCTGCTGACCGTGCTGGAGAACATGAAGCTCGGAGCGAAGGACCAGCGCGGCGAGGGCTTCTGGGCCGGGCTCTTCCCCTTCCTCTGGCGCGCGCAGGAGCAGGAGATCGAGCAGCGGGCCCACGAGCTCCTCGTGCGCTTCAAGCTCGACGCCAAGGAGCAGGACTTCGCCGCCTCCCTCTCCGGCGGTCAGCGCAAGCTCCTGGAGATGGCACGGGCGCTCATGAGCGACCCGAACCTGGTGATGCTCGACGAGCCGATGGCCGGGGTGAACCCCGCCCTCACGCAGTCGCTCCTCGACCACATCCTCGACCTCAAGGACCTCGGGATGACGGTGCTCTTCGTGGAGCACGACATGCACATGGTGCGTCACATCGCCGATTGGGTCGTCGTGATGGCCGAGGGGCGCGTGGTGGCCGAGGGGCCTCCGGAGACCGTCATGGAGGACCCCGCGGTCGTGGACGCCTACCTGGGCGCCCATCAGGACGTGGACCTCGGCGCCGTCACCGGCCGCCTCCCGGTGATCTCGGACGCCGACGCGGAGCGCATCCGCGAGCAGATCGAGACGGAGGTCGAGGCCGAGGTCGAGGCCGAGGACGCCGCCGAGGAGGACAAGGCATGA
- a CDS encoding ATP-grasp domain-containing protein, with protein sequence MTKRVLVTGAGGPAGVAVIRSLLRRPDLTVFAADMDGWASGIYLVPPAQRRLVPPGRDEDFVPAIARMVAEDGLDLVISTVDVELIALADRRDELAPAVLAAPPADTLHTALDKLALAERCAPTGRVPRTVLAGPDAAEVAWEFPVFAKPRQGAGSRGVRLVPDAEALAALPTDEGLIVQDFLPGEEYSVDVIADASGGVVAAVPRTRARVDSGVAIAGRTLRDPELEETAAAIARAIGLVGVANVQLRRDRDGRAVLLEVNPRFPGALPLTIAAGVDIPSLVADLFLGREIPVQVPFREVASVRFLEDVIVEVDDVLVSAHAGHQEEL encoded by the coding sequence ATGACGAAGCGCGTACTGGTCACCGGAGCCGGAGGCCCCGCCGGCGTCGCCGTGATCCGCTCCCTGCTGCGACGGCCCGATCTGACGGTCTTCGCGGCCGACATGGACGGATGGGCGAGCGGCATCTACCTCGTGCCACCGGCGCAACGCCGTCTGGTTCCCCCGGGGCGTGACGAGGACTTCGTGCCGGCGATCGCGCGGATGGTCGCGGAGGACGGTCTCGACCTCGTGATCTCGACCGTCGACGTGGAGCTGATCGCCCTCGCGGACCGCCGCGATGAGCTGGCCCCCGCGGTCCTCGCCGCGCCGCCCGCCGACACGCTGCACACGGCCCTCGACAAGCTCGCTCTCGCGGAGCGCTGCGCGCCGACCGGTCGTGTGCCGCGCACCGTGCTCGCCGGGCCGGATGCCGCGGAAGTCGCGTGGGAGTTCCCCGTGTTCGCCAAGCCCCGCCAGGGTGCGGGCAGTCGCGGTGTGCGCCTCGTCCCGGACGCCGAGGCGCTCGCCGCCCTCCCCACCGATGAGGGGCTGATCGTGCAGGACTTCCTCCCGGGCGAGGAGTACTCGGTCGATGTGATCGCCGACGCGTCCGGCGGTGTGGTCGCGGCGGTCCCGCGCACCCGCGCCCGTGTGGACTCGGGGGTCGCCATCGCCGGTCGCACCCTCCGCGATCCCGAGCTCGAGGAGACCGCCGCCGCCATCGCGCGGGCGATCGGCCTCGTCGGCGTCGCCAACGTGCAACTCCGTCGCGATCGGGACGGGCGGGCCGTGCTGCTCGAGGTCAACCCGCGCTTCCCCGGGGCGCTCCCGCTGACGATCGCCGCCGGAGTCGACATCCCGTCGCTCGTCGCCGACCTCTTCCTCGGTCGGGAGATCCCGGTGCAGGTGCCCTTCCGCGAGGTCGCATCGGTGCGCTTCCTGGAGGACGTGATCGTCGAGGTCGACGACGTGCTCGTGTCGGCGCACGCCGGTCACCAGGAGGAACTGTGA
- the guaB gene encoding IMP dehydrogenase — protein MDQHDPFGFVGLTYDDVLLLPGHTDVIPSEADTSSRITRRISVATPLLSSAMDTVTESRMAIAMAREGGIGILHRNLSIADQAAHVDRVKRSESGMITDPITTTQDATVEEVDALCAKYRISGLPVVDDEGRLVGIITNRDMRFVSGFERQSTFVKDVMTRENLVTAPVGVAAGEVIALFAKHRVEKLPLIDEDGKLAGLITIKDFDKSEKYPLATKDDQGRLRVGAAIGFFGDAWERAEALRDAGVDVLVVDTANGQSQGVIDLVKRLKADESFAHIDVIGGNVATREGAQALVDAGVDAVKVGVGPGSICTTRVVAGVGVPQVTAVYEASLAARPAGVPVIADGGLQYSGDIAKALVAGADAVMLGSLLAGTDESPGEIVFQSGKQFKQYRGMGSLGAMQTRGKQTSYSKDRYFQADVPSDDKLIPEGIEGQVPYRGPLSAVAYQLVGGLRQSMFYVGARTIEELKQRGKFVRITSAGLKESHPHDVQIVVEAPNYKK, from the coding sequence ATGGACCAGCACGATCCCTTCGGCTTCGTCGGACTGACCTACGATGACGTGCTGCTGCTCCCCGGGCACACCGACGTCATCCCCAGCGAGGCCGACACGTCGTCCCGGATCACGCGGCGGATCTCCGTCGCGACGCCGCTCCTCTCCAGCGCGATGGACACCGTGACCGAGTCCCGCATGGCGATCGCCATGGCGCGGGAGGGTGGCATCGGCATCCTGCACCGCAACCTCTCGATCGCCGACCAGGCCGCGCACGTCGACCGCGTGAAGCGGAGCGAGTCCGGCATGATCACCGACCCCATCACCACGACGCAGGACGCGACCGTGGAGGAGGTCGACGCGCTGTGCGCCAAGTACCGGATCTCCGGTCTCCCGGTCGTGGACGACGAGGGTCGTCTGGTCGGCATCATCACGAACCGGGACATGCGCTTCGTCTCCGGCTTCGAGCGCCAGAGCACGTTCGTGAAGGATGTCATGACGAGGGAGAACCTCGTCACCGCCCCGGTGGGCGTCGCGGCAGGCGAGGTCATCGCGCTGTTCGCGAAGCACCGCGTCGAGAAGCTGCCCCTCATCGACGAGGACGGCAAGCTCGCCGGCCTCATCACCATCAAGGACTTCGACAAGAGCGAGAAGTACCCGCTCGCCACCAAGGACGACCAGGGCCGCCTGCGGGTGGGCGCGGCGATCGGTTTCTTCGGCGACGCCTGGGAGCGCGCCGAGGCCCTCCGCGACGCCGGCGTCGACGTGCTCGTCGTCGACACCGCCAACGGGCAGTCCCAGGGCGTGATCGACCTCGTCAAGCGCCTCAAGGCCGACGAGTCGTTCGCGCACATCGACGTCATCGGCGGCAACGTCGCCACCCGCGAGGGCGCGCAGGCGCTGGTGGACGCCGGTGTCGACGCGGTCAAGGTGGGCGTGGGTCCCGGCTCGATCTGCACGACGCGCGTGGTCGCCGGTGTCGGCGTGCCGCAGGTGACGGCCGTCTACGAGGCGTCGCTCGCGGCGCGTCCGGCCGGCGTCCCGGTGATCGCCGACGGCGGCCTGCAGTACTCGGGCGACATCGCGAAGGCCCTGGTCGCCGGCGCCGACGCCGTGATGCTCGGCTCGCTGCTCGCCGGCACGGACGAGTCGCCGGGCGAGATCGTCTTCCAGTCGGGCAAGCAGTTCAAGCAGTACCGCGGGATGGGATCGCTCGGCGCCATGCAGACGCGCGGCAAGCAGACCTCGTACTCGAAGGACCGCTACTTCCAGGCCGACGTGCCCAGTGACGACAAGCTGATCCCGGAGGGCATCGAGGGCCAGGTCCCGTACCGCGGCCCGCTCTCCGCCGTCGCCTACCAGCTCGTCGGCGGGCTGCGGCAGTCGATGTTCTACGTCGGTGCGCGCACCATCGAGGAGCTCAAGCAGCGCGGCAAGTTCGTGCGCATCACCTCGGCGGGACTCAAGGAGTCGCACCCGCACGATGTGCAGATCGTCGTCGAGGCGCCGAACTACAAGAAGTGA
- a CDS encoding response regulator: MAEVPPRILVVDDDHDVALLVKTVLERRAGCVVDLADDGRSALEKAAAVKPDVVVTDIEMPGLSGLELLAELRRLMPTVPVVVMTAHVSVEYAVSALRAQADEFLTKPLDNARLVESVTRLVEESRRRKAEAKTGEVVLAIGAHPDDVEIGVGGILAAHAAAGDQITILTLSRGARGGDADSRQHESLAAAEQVGARLFVKDLIDTEISGGGSTVRLIEEVVQEIQPTIVYTHSHHDRHQDHRAVNEATIVATRRVGTVACYQSPSATIDYRPTRFVRIDRFLDDKLRLLECFQSQTAANREYLAPEFVTATARYWSRFGGGEAVEPLEVVRETAEFIGAHELSRRES, encoded by the coding sequence ATGGCTGAGGTCCCCCCTCGCATCCTCGTCGTCGACGACGACCACGACGTCGCCCTGCTCGTCAAGACCGTCCTGGAACGGCGTGCCGGCTGCGTCGTCGATCTCGCGGACGACGGCCGGTCGGCGCTCGAGAAGGCCGCGGCGGTGAAACCCGACGTCGTCGTGACCGACATCGAGATGCCGGGGCTCAGCGGCCTGGAGCTGCTCGCGGAACTGCGGCGCCTCATGCCGACCGTGCCGGTCGTCGTGATGACCGCGCACGTCTCGGTCGAGTACGCCGTGTCGGCGCTCCGGGCGCAGGCCGACGAGTTCCTCACCAAGCCGCTCGACAACGCCCGACTCGTGGAGTCGGTCACCCGGCTCGTCGAGGAGTCCCGGCGCCGGAAGGCGGAGGCGAAGACCGGCGAGGTCGTCCTCGCCATCGGGGCGCACCCGGACGACGTCGAGATCGGCGTCGGCGGCATCCTCGCGGCGCACGCGGCCGCCGGCGATCAGATCACGATCCTCACGCTCTCCCGCGGAGCGCGCGGCGGTGATGCGGACAGTCGCCAGCATGAGTCGCTCGCCGCGGCCGAGCAGGTGGGGGCGCGCCTGTTCGTCAAAGACCTCATCGACACCGAGATCTCGGGCGGAGGATCGACCGTCCGCCTCATCGAGGAGGTCGTGCAGGAGATCCAGCCGACCATCGTCTACACGCACTCGCACCACGACCGCCACCAGGATCACCGCGCGGTGAACGAGGCGACGATCGTCGCGACCCGCCGCGTCGGCACGGTCGCCTGCTACCAGAGCCCTTCCGCGACCATCGACTACCGGCCCACGCGCTTCGTCCGCATCGACCGCTTCCTGGATGACAAGCTGCGGCTGCTGGAGTGCTTCCAGTCCCAGACCGCGGCGAACCGGGAGTATCTCGCGCCGGAGTTCGTCACCGCCACCGCACGCTACTGGTCGCGGTTCGGCGGCGGCGAGGCGGTCGAGCCGCTGGAGGTCGTGCGCGAGACCGCCGAGTTCATCGGCGCCCATGAACTGAGTCGACGGGAGAGCTGA
- a CDS encoding branched-chain amino acid ABC transporter permease: protein MALAASLLLPPSAASAETTDDGQEVTDFYFAGVVTDGDEPVEGVVMTIEGNGFDAETETDAEGKWRLYVPEKETYTLTVDESTLPDGVIVDATQLPEGIQPVSGTTASFELEFGLTGTKIVNFFLGEGERVTVSFLDQLLSRMVGGLNFGLLLGLASMGAALIYGTTRLSNFAHGEMVSWGAVVTLVVTSFWQLPLWAGIIAAVIGGAALGWALDAGIWKPLRRRGLGVVQLMIVSIGLSLALRYGLQYIIGGNTYQLPGSSPEPIRLGPISLSYIDLIGMATSIIVILGVAFFLTRTRTGKATRAISDNPQLAAASGIDVDKVIRIVWILAGTLAAISGILWAYFRPGVKWDMGMQMLLLMFCAITLGGLGSAIGALIGSIIVGLAVEVSTLLGVPTDLKYASALVALIIILLVRPQGILGRKERLG, encoded by the coding sequence ATGGCGCTCGCGGCATCGCTCCTCCTCCCTCCCTCAGCCGCATCCGCGGAGACGACGGACGACGGCCAGGAGGTCACCGACTTCTACTTCGCCGGCGTCGTCACCGACGGCGACGAGCCCGTCGAGGGCGTCGTGATGACGATCGAGGGCAACGGCTTCGACGCCGAGACCGAGACCGACGCCGAGGGCAAGTGGCGCCTGTACGTGCCGGAGAAGGAGACGTACACCCTGACGGTCGACGAGTCCACGCTTCCGGACGGCGTGATCGTCGACGCGACGCAGCTCCCCGAGGGGATCCAGCCCGTCTCGGGCACGACCGCCTCGTTCGAGCTGGAGTTCGGGCTCACCGGCACGAAGATCGTGAACTTCTTCCTCGGCGAGGGCGAGCGGGTGACCGTCTCCTTCCTCGACCAGCTCCTGTCGCGCATGGTGGGCGGTCTGAACTTCGGTCTGCTGCTGGGGCTCGCCTCGATGGGCGCCGCGCTGATCTACGGCACGACCCGGCTGTCGAACTTCGCGCACGGCGAGATGGTGAGCTGGGGCGCGGTGGTCACGCTCGTCGTCACCTCGTTCTGGCAGCTCCCGCTGTGGGCCGGCATCATCGCCGCGGTCATCGGCGGTGCGGCGCTCGGCTGGGCTCTGGACGCCGGCATCTGGAAGCCGCTGCGGCGCCGGGGTCTGGGCGTCGTCCAGCTCATGATCGTCAGCATCGGCCTCTCGCTGGCCCTCCGCTACGGTCTGCAGTACATCATCGGCGGCAACACCTATCAGCTGCCCGGTTCCAGCCCGGAGCCCATCCGTCTCGGGCCGATCTCCCTGTCGTACATCGACCTGATCGGCATGGCGACCAGCATCATCGTGATCCTCGGCGTCGCGTTCTTCCTCACCCGCACCCGCACCGGCAAGGCGACGAGGGCGATCTCGGACAACCCGCAGCTCGCCGCCGCCTCCGGCATCGACGTGGACAAGGTCATCCGCATCGTCTGGATCCTCGCCGGCACCCTGGCCGCGATCTCCGGGATCCTCTGGGCGTACTTCCGCCCCGGCGTGAAGTGGGACATGGGTATGCAGATGCTGCTGCTGATGTTCTGCGCCATCACGCTCGGCGGGCTCGGCTCGGCGATCGGCGCCCTGATCGGCTCGATCATCGTCGGCCTCGCGGTCGAGGTGTCCACGCTCCTCGGGGTGCCGACCGACCTCAAGTACGCCAGCGCCCTCGTCGCGCTGATCATCATCCTGCTCGTGCGACCGCAGGGCATCCTCGGACGCAAGGAAAGGTTGGGCTGA